A part of bacterium genomic DNA contains:
- a CDS encoding mandelate racemase/muconate lactonizing enzyme family protein, with protein MKIVDIQERTASIASSIRNAYIDFSKMTVSVVALVTDVVRDGRPVVGYGFNSNGRYAQGSLLRERFIPRVLEADPATYVSESQGNLDPFRLWDLMMTNEKPGGHGERSVAVGVIDMAIWDAAAKIEGKPLYRLLAERYNEGRADDHVFVYAAGGYYYPGKETGELRDEMSRYLDGGYSVVKMKIGGAPMSDDLRRIEAVLKMVSEGERLAVDANGRFNLEAAVEYGDALTPYGLRWYEEPGDPLDYQLHADLAEQYNGPLATGENLFSMQDARNLLRHAGLRPDRDILQMDPVLSYGLVEYLRMIEMIEQMGWSRRRCIPHGGHQFALNIAAGLGLGGNESYPEVFAPFGGFADDTPVEGGMVGLPDLPGVGFEAKSDLMNLIRNLFDRRFCE; from the coding sequence ATGAAGATCGTCGACATCCAGGAACGAACCGCCTCCATTGCCTCGAGCATCCGGAACGCCTATATAGATTTCAGCAAGATGACGGTCTCGGTGGTGGCCCTGGTCACTGATGTCGTGCGTGACGGCAGACCGGTGGTGGGATACGGTTTTAACTCCAATGGGCGCTATGCCCAGGGCAGCCTGCTCCGGGAGCGGTTCATTCCGCGGGTGCTCGAGGCCGATCCCGCGACCTACGTTTCCGAATCCCAGGGCAACCTCGATCCTTTCCGGCTGTGGGACCTCATGATGACCAACGAAAAACCCGGAGGCCACGGCGAGCGTTCCGTGGCCGTGGGCGTTATCGACATGGCGATCTGGGACGCGGCGGCCAAGATCGAGGGAAAGCCCCTTTATCGGCTGCTCGCCGAACGGTACAACGAAGGAAGGGCCGACGACCATGTCTTCGTCTACGCCGCTGGGGGGTATTACTATCCCGGCAAGGAAACCGGGGAACTCAGGGACGAGATGAGCCGCTACCTGGATGGTGGATACAGCGTGGTGAAGATGAAGATCGGTGGAGCACCAATGTCGGATGATCTTCGCAGGATTGAAGCGGTCCTGAAAATGGTTTCCGAGGGAGAGCGGCTTGCTGTTGACGCCAACGGACGGTTCAACCTGGAAGCAGCGGTAGAGTATGGCGACGCCCTGACACCGTACGGCCTGCGCTGGTACGAGGAGCCGGGTGACCCTCTGGACTACCAGCTACATGCGGATCTCGCGGAGCAATACAATGGCCCCCTCGCCACCGGTGAGAACCTTTTTTCCATGCAGGACGCTCGGAACCTTCTCCGTCACGCGGGACTCCGCCCCGACCGGGATATCCTCCAGATGGACCCGGTGCTCTCCTACGGGCTCGTGGAGTACCTGAGGATGATCGAGATGATCGAGCAGATGGGTTGGTCACGCCGCCGGTGCATTCCCCACGGGGGGCACCAGTTCGCTCTCAATATCGCGGCTGGCCTTGGGCTGGGCGGCAACGAATCCTACCCCGAGGTGTTCGCGCCCTTCGGGGGTTTTGCGGACGATACGCCGGTGGAGGGGGGAATGGTGGGTCTGCCCGATCTCCCGGGAGTCGGTTTCGAGGCCAAGTCCGACCTGAT